From one Rubrobacter xylanophilus genomic stretch:
- a CDS encoding sigma-70 family RNA polymerase sigma factor, translating into MAYATEDVLTQYLGRIRYGRLLTAEEEVELSRRARSGDGVARRRLIESNLRLVVAIAKRYRGRGVPFEDLIQEGNAGLIRAVEKFDPEMGNRFSTYATWWIRQAITRAVADQGRTVRLPAHVVDSVYRLRRAEGALSVELGREPTDEEVAGRLGTGPEEARRLREVAQPISSISARLGDGEDGAELGDLLPDEAASEEYARVEAGPWRNLLLEAVRSLPEREARVLRMRHGLDGERARTLREVSEILGISQERARQVELKALRALRSGRYAGSLRCGLSEAV; encoded by the coding sequence ATGGCCTACGCCACCGAAGACGTTCTGACGCAGTATCTGGGCAGGATCCGGTACGGGAGGCTGCTCACCGCCGAAGAGGAGGTCGAGCTCTCCCGGCGGGCCCGTTCCGGGGACGGGGTGGCCCGCCGGAGGCTCATAGAGTCCAACCTCAGGCTCGTCGTCGCCATAGCCAAACGCTACCGGGGCCGGGGCGTTCCCTTCGAGGATCTCATCCAGGAGGGCAACGCCGGGCTCATCCGGGCCGTCGAGAAGTTCGACCCCGAGATGGGGAACAGGTTCTCCACGTACGCCACCTGGTGGATCAGGCAGGCCATAACCCGGGCCGTGGCGGATCAGGGGCGGACCGTGCGCCTCCCCGCCCACGTCGTGGACAGCGTCTACCGGCTCCGGCGGGCCGAGGGCGCGCTGAGCGTCGAGCTCGGGCGCGAGCCCACCGACGAGGAGGTGGCCGGGCGCCTGGGAACCGGCCCGGAGGAGGCCCGCAGGCTCAGGGAGGTGGCCCAACCCATCTCCAGCATCAGCGCCCGGCTCGGGGACGGGGAGGACGGCGCCGAACTGGGGGATCTCCTCCCCGACGAGGCCGCCTCCGAGGAGTACGCCCGGGTCGAGGCCGGCCCCTGGCGCAACCTGTTGCTGGAGGCCGTCCGTTCTCTGCCCGAGCGAGAGGCCCGCGTCCTGCGGATGCGGCACGGCCTCGACGGGGAGAGGGCCCGCACCCTGCGGGAGGTCTCCGAGATCCTGGGCATCTCCCAGGAGCGGGCCCGGCAGGTCGAGCTCAAGGCCCTGCGCGCCCTCCGCTCCGGGCGCTATGCGGGCTCCCTGCGCTGCGGGCTCTCAGAGGCCGTCTG
- a CDS encoding MarR family transcriptional regulator — MAEDRVRRVFEVSEAGRLMVTRRAGREVREALEEALSGLPKGGVLYVDTRGVEMMDYSFADEALGILVSRVSAGEYGDRKVVLVEEDRDLLENVEASLRQRSLAMIRVPEPGGEPSVVGSIKDHLLETLQTIHSAGSITTAELAKRLGLNQTACNNRATNLFRLGLVGRRPGQSGRQYVYERIA, encoded by the coding sequence ATGGCTGAGGATCGGGTGCGGCGGGTCTTCGAGGTCTCGGAGGCGGGGCGGCTGATGGTGACCCGCCGGGCGGGCCGGGAGGTCCGGGAGGCGCTGGAGGAGGCTCTTTCGGGGCTTCCGAAGGGTGGTGTACTTTACGTGGACACCCGGGGTGTGGAGATGATGGACTACTCGTTCGCGGACGAGGCGCTGGGGATACTGGTCTCCCGGGTGTCCGCCGGGGAGTACGGCGATCGGAAGGTGGTGCTGGTGGAGGAGGATCGCGATCTTCTGGAGAACGTGGAGGCCTCGCTCCGCCAGCGTTCTCTCGCCATGATCCGGGTCCCCGAGCCCGGCGGCGAGCCCTCGGTGGTAGGCAGTATAAAAGACCACCTGCTCGAAACCCTGCAGACCATCCACAGCGCCGGCAGTATCACCACCGCCGAGCTCGCAAAGCGCCTCGGCCTCAACCAGACCGCCTGCAACAACCGGGCCACCAACCTCTTCAGGCTCGGCCTCGTCGGCCGCAGGCCCGGCCAGAGCGGTCGCCAGTACGTCTACGAGAGGATCGCCTGA